GTCATTTGCTGTGGGGCTGGGGACGGCACCCGGAGTGGTTATACCTGTTCCTTGGAGCTGCGTATGCCTTTCACGTGACGTTGACCTGGCAGGTGCTCCAAACACGGCAGCCCGACATCACCAGCCAGGGCTGGTTCTTTTCCCTGGTGATCATCGTGTTGGGCAACCTCCTGGTGCCCATGCTGGGCTTGGGGCTGTTGACGGGGGCGGTGCCGCTGGGCACCGTGCTGGGATGGTGGTGGCAGGAAACGGCCCGGGTCTGGCTGTGGTTGAGCCGCGTGATCTGAGGACCCGGCCGGAGGGGATGTCACCGCACCCGGACGCGGAAATTCACACGCACGGTTCGGTCCAATGCCCGACCGGCCGCGCCACGTATTGGATCCGCCGCCGGGTGGGATCTTCCAGCGTGTAGATGGCGAACTCGAAGGGTTCCTGACGATAACTGCCAAGCCACCAGCGGCGCAGCCGATGGGTCAACACCCACCACGGTGTGAGCCAGCGCATCCACAAGGGGGCGGTCCGGCGCAGGCGCAACCATTCCTGCCGGGCACCTTGCTGCCGACTCAGGTTCCCCCCGGTCCAGGTGAACGCCGAGGTGAACCGGCCCAGTACGGTCATCCGGATGCCGGCCCTCAACAGCCGCACCATCCATTCGCCGTCCCCACCGTAACGCCAGGTGGGATCCAGCCAAAAGCCGCCCGGATCCAGGAGCCGGCGCCGGAAAAACATCCCGCAGGAGTACGTACTGAGATGGCATGTCCAGGTGTGGGCCAGGCGGGGCGGCTCAACCCTGCGATGGAAGAGGTATTGACCCCGCCCGTCCACCATGATCACGTCGCCGAACACCACGTCCACCTCCGGCCGTGCCTCGAAGCAATCGGCCACGGCCCGAAGTGCGCCCGGCAGGTACTGTTCATCCGCGTTGAGCCAGCCACAGATCTCCCCCGTGCCGCGACGGAGACCGCGGTTGATGGCATCGTACATCCCCTGGTCCGGTTCGACCTGGAGCCGAACCCGCGAATCGTGGCGCAACCATTCCAGCGTCCCGTCGTCGGAACCGGCGTCCTGGACAATGTGTTCGACCGGCACGCCCTGGTCCGCCACCGAAGCAATGCACAGCCGCAGCCACGGACCCGGACGATAACTGGGTGTGACGATCGTGAACCGCATCACCGGACCAATCCCTCGGCGCTGTCCGAACCCGACGGCATGAGAACCCCGGAGCGCCGGACACCGGGCCGGACTCGACTCACGGAGCCGTTTCAGGAACCGGCCGCAGTACAC
This DNA window, taken from Limisphaera ngatamarikiensis, encodes the following:
- a CDS encoding glycosyltransferase family 2 protein: MRFTIVTPSYRPGPWLRLCIASVADQGVPVEHIVQDAGSDDGTLEWLRHDSRVRLQVEPDQGMYDAINRGLRRGTGEICGWLNADEQYLPGALRAVADCFEARPEVDVVFGDVIMVDGRGQYLFHRRVEPPRLAHTWTCHLSTYSCGMFFRRRLLDPGGFWLDPTWRYGGDGEWMVRLLRAGIRMTVLGRFTSAFTWTGGNLSRQQGARQEWLRLRRTAPLWMRWLTPWWVLTHRLRRWWLGSYRQEPFEFAIYTLEDPTRRRIQYVARPVGHWTEPCV